One segment of Gloeocapsa sp. DLM2.Bin57 DNA contains the following:
- a CDS encoding cb-type cytochrome C oxidase subunit I produces the protein MQTNPSYQPISGLARWIETLIGLRLPEKVQDRAACVWMFSAVFWMIIGMSLGMIAAIKLVYPNFLGGVEVLTFGRMRPDHVNTIVFGWISGIEIGASLYIIPRLCRRHLYLGELAVIAGWVYNLILVLGNITVAMGFTKGAEYEEWILPLNIGVLLCVNTVVVCLVMTVLDRQNEKLYVSIWYFAFAYLTLDFIYVSANLRSYFGAEDAVINWFYGHNAVGSWMSGAGVAILYYIVPKQLNKKLFAHRIAIWGFWTFAAFYIWNGGHHLIYGPVPKVVPMMGIFFAIGMVFPFTATSISLGGTIWGEWQKIWQNLPLRFSVLGAFVYFFASLTGAIQAREDVNIVQHFTDYTIAHVHLAFLGFITPAANGLIYLMVEKSFKRKLIPFLTSAHFWLYFVGIGLYFIPIQIAGVLVGLGWLEQLPFSETVAIRAPYYYLRTYSGLFLVGAQSMFAWNIIAAMQSPPELEIELIEAGGGVPPSEIASSEAAAIERERSS, from the coding sequence ATGCAAACAAATCCAAGTTATCAACCAATTTCTGGTTTAGCCAGATGGATAGAAACTTTAATTGGATTGCGTCTTCCTGAGAAGGTACAAGATCGGGCAGCTTGTGTTTGGATGTTTTCTGCCGTTTTCTGGATGATTATTGGCATGAGTTTGGGGATGATAGCTGCTATAAAACTGGTTTACCCTAACTTTTTAGGTGGCGTAGAAGTTTTAACCTTTGGCAGAATGCGCCCTGATCATGTTAATACTATTGTCTTTGGCTGGATCAGTGGTATAGAAATTGGGGCTTCTCTCTACATAATCCCTCGTTTGTGTCGCAGACATCTCTATTTAGGAGAATTGGCAGTAATTGCTGGTTGGGTTTATAATCTTATTCTGGTTTTAGGCAACATTACTGTGGCAATGGGCTTCACTAAAGGTGCAGAATACGAAGAATGGATATTACCTCTTAACATTGGTGTGCTCTTATGCGTCAATACAGTTGTAGTTTGTTTAGTGATGACTGTCTTGGATCGCCAGAATGAAAAGCTTTATGTCAGTATTTGGTATTTTGCTTTTGCTTATCTAACCCTTGATTTTATTTATGTATCTGCCAATCTTCGTAGTTATTTCGGCGCAGAAGATGCAGTAATTAATTGGTTTTACGGTCATAATGCCGTAGGTTCTTGGATGAGTGGCGCAGGAGTAGCAATTTTATATTACATAGTACCAAAGCAACTAAATAAAAAACTATTTGCCCATCGCATTGCTATCTGGGGATTTTGGACTTTTGCTGCTTTTTATATTTGGAATGGAGGACACCATCTTATTTATGGTCCTGTACCAAAAGTTGTCCCAATGATGGGGATTTTTTTTGCTATCGGCATGGTTTTTCCCTTTACTGCGACCAGTATATCTTTAGGGGGAACTATTTGGGGTGAATGGCAAAAAATATGGCAAAATTTACCTCTACGTTTCTCAGTTTTAGGAGCTTTTGTGTATTTTTTTGCTTCACTTACGGGAGCAATACAGGCTAGAGAAGATGTTAATATTGTTCAACATTTTACGGACTACACGATTGCTCATGTTCACTTAGCTTTTTTAGGTTTTATTACTCCTGCTGCTAATGGTTTAATTTATTTGATGGTAGAAAAAAGTTTTAAACGGAAGTTAATTCCTTTTCTGACTTCGGCGCATTTCTGGCTGTATTTTGTCGGCATTGGGCTTTATTTTATACCAATTCAAATTGCCGGAGTTTTAGTAGGCTTAGGCTGGTTAGAACAATTGCCTTTCTCTGAAACTGTAGCTATTCGAGCTCCTTATTATTATTTGAGAACCTATAGTGGTTTATTTTTGGTGGGAGCCCAGTCAATGTTTGCTTGGAATATTATCGCCGCTATGCAATCTCCACCTGAACTTGAAATAGAGTTGATTGAAGCAGGTGGTGGAGTACCTCCATCAGAAATAGCTTCTTCAGAAGCAGCAGCAATAGAAAGGGAGAGATCTTCATGA
- the ccoS gene encoding cbb3-type cytochrome oxidase assembly protein CcoS has protein sequence MRRFYLVVIGVLIIVSITLIVDESLGWLYPADVTPSPGLIAYNSDQLQGRNVYIKQGCVYCHTQQVRPLAIDAPYLYGTRPSLPNDYAYQTPHLMGTERQGPDLTNIGRKYPGEEGKIKLTQLIRNPRLILPAALMPSFDYLSEEQINQLVSYLQFNGSWKEAYDGPITEWTYNYLRDAPNLTEQAIASIDRATQNHISIPIIVTMTLVMICVFYAIWWSWRRGHFYDLEEPAIRMIHHDEGNN, from the coding sequence ATGAGACGTTTTTATCTAGTTGTAATCGGAGTGCTGATTATTGTTAGTATAACTTTGATCGTCGATGAGTCTCTTGGTTGGCTTTATCCTGCTGATGTTACGCCCTCTCCTGGTTTGATTGCTTACAATTCAGATCAGCTGCAAGGGAGAAATGTCTATATTAAACAAGGTTGTGTTTATTGTCATACTCAACAAGTAAGACCTTTAGCAATTGATGCTCCTTATCTTTATGGGACTCGACCCTCTTTACCTAATGATTATGCCTATCAAACACCCCATTTAATGGGCACAGAACGTCAAGGACCTGATTTAACTAATATTGGGAGAAAATATCCAGGAGAAGAAGGAAAGATAAAACTAACCCAATTAATCCGTAACCCTCGTTTAATTCTTCCTGCTGCACTAATGCCGAGCTTTGATTACTTGTCCGAAGAGCAAATTAATCAGTTAGTTAGCTATCTACAATTTAACGGTAGTTGGAAAGAGGCTTATGATGGTCCAATTACAGAATGGACTTATAATTATCTCAGGGATGCTCCTAATCTAACAGAGCAAGCTATCGCCAGTATTGATCGAGCTACTCAAAACCATATATCAATACCGATTATAGTAACAATGACCTTGGTAATGATCTGCGTTTTTTATGCTATTTGGTGGTCTTGGCGAAGAGGGCATTTTTACGATCTAGAAGAACCAGCTATCCGTATGATTCATCACGATGAAGGTAATAATTAA
- a CDS encoding DUF2231 domain-containing protein — protein MLTFTLSEENLPYIDPIHAIVVHFVIAMVIISFIFEVAGYITKRQSLLNAAWWNLLVAGVMIFVAIFFGQFEAGLAEPSQAAQPVLNRHMAVGWLLLLLLPQLTLWQGITRYRNPSKVSLLQLGAKLIIVVLVFYQVMLGTQVFWVHGIHVKPVVQATNLENPQENLLN, from the coding sequence ATGTTGACTTTTACTCTTAGCGAGGAAAACTTACCCTATATTGATCCTATCCATGCTATAGTAGTACATTTTGTGATTGCAATGGTAATTATTTCTTTTATCTTTGAAGTAGCAGGCTACATAACCAAAAGACAAAGTCTTCTCAATGCTGCTTGGTGGAATTTATTAGTAGCAGGAGTAATGATTTTTGTAGCGATTTTCTTTGGTCAATTTGAAGCAGGGTTAGCCGAGCCTTCTCAAGCAGCACAGCCTGTTTTAAATCGTCATATGGCAGTAGGCTGGCTTTTGTTATTATTATTACCCCAATTGACTCTTTGGCAGGGTATTACTCGCTATCGCAATCCGAGTAAGGTATCTTTACTACAATTAGGGGCAAAGTTGATAATTGTTGTTCTTGTTTTTTATCAGGTTATGCTGGGAACTCAAGTTTTCTGGGTTCATGGCATTCATGTTAAACCAGTAGTACAAGCAACTAATCTAGAAAATCCTCAAGAAAATTTGCTCAATTGA
- a CDS encoding DUF2231 domain-containing protein, whose product MFLFLITDASSGLDLGINGLPYPLPIHPNLVHFTVGLFVLAIFFDVFGFLYPLERPIMKLIHIKPDRAAFFDLGWWNLLAVAIVTFFTVAAGFFEMLLADPPPSVLSPWGLPAFETMYLHGVGGVFSLMIIVLLTIWRGFQRYQWRRKETVQVEWRYVVVSLIAIVFITVQAEMGAQLAGTFGIHNTAARLIRQQITEAELASAPKKTRTVSEAIAYSTPNLPQPKFYRQGQTLYFGIDDVMDLPQDTDWETLLSRLNQKKWSADQFKLSITEENKAIITLDDQPLLITTQLSLANNWLYRLQKALV is encoded by the coding sequence ATGTTTTTATTCTTAATTACTGATGCTAGTAGCGGTTTAGATTTAGGAATTAATGGCTTACCCTATCCTTTACCGATACATCCTAATTTGGTTCATTTTACTGTAGGTCTGTTTGTTCTAGCTATTTTTTTTGATGTGTTTGGTTTTCTCTATCCTTTAGAGCGCCCGATTATGAAACTAATACATATTAAACCAGATCGGGCGGCTTTTTTCGATTTGGGTTGGTGGAATTTACTGGCGGTAGCGATTGTAACCTTTTTTACCGTAGCAGCTGGCTTTTTTGAAATGTTGCTAGCGGATCCCCCCCCCTCGGTGTTAAGCCCCTGGGGATTACCCGCTTTTGAAACCATGTATTTACATGGAGTAGGAGGTGTTTTTTCTTTGATGATTATAGTGTTGTTAACTATTTGGCGAGGATTTCAACGCTATCAATGGCGAAGAAAAGAAACAGTACAGGTAGAATGGCGTTATGTGGTGGTGAGTTTAATAGCAATCGTTTTCATAACAGTACAAGCAGAAATGGGCGCACAACTAGCTGGTACATTTGGCATTCATAATACTGCAGCTAGATTAATTCGTCAGCAAATAACTGAAGCAGAACTAGCGTCCGCACCAAAAAAAACTCGGACTGTCTCGGAGGCGATAGCCTATTCTACTCCCAATTTACCTCAACCTAAGTTTTATCGTCAGGGGCAAACTCTTTATTTTGGTATTGATGATGTCATGGACTTACCCCAAGATACTGACTGGGAAACATTGCTCTCTCGACTGAATCAAAAAAAGTGGAGTGCTGACCAATTTAAATTGAGTATAACTGAGGAAAATAAGGCAATAATTACTTTAGATGATCAACCTTTACTAATAACCACTCAACTTAGTTTAGCCAATAACTGGCTCTATCGATTACAAAAAGCTCTTGTATAA
- a CDS encoding NAD(P)/FAD-dependent oxidoreductase — METNQSTVILGGGFVGLFCALHLSHKHYPHPIILIDQNARFVFKPLLFEFLTGEMESEQVLPRYEELLQGSNVTFRQDTISNVDLVSKRVELGSGLHYNYSNLVLALGSTQGYFGTEGAQENAFAFRTGEDAIALEKHLRQCLLKASQTNNEEHRQASLTFAVVGAGPSGVEMAATLADLLPIWYEQLGGNIKEIQVILINRSQEILTGDINSHLRKTALLSLKSRTVPVKLLLGVAVQTVKPNQLIYKYKDKDEVEVLATETIIWTAGTATNLVIQNLAIPPEDKDKHGLPIVKPTLQLSHFPEVFAAGDCAVVQDHPLPALAQIAYQQAATIANNIKAFSEHKELHPAKPKLRGTLMKLGIKQGVANLFNKYEIQGKIGDLIRNAVYLEMLPTPIHNFKATKEWLTDEIFHQYHKPQSIREYNQEAKKYDWIANWIGGSIMAIILVVGGTFAWRVMRPSQEQPQPNSSLFDHYSRNNPSNSI; from the coding sequence ATGGAAACTAACCAATCTACTGTAATTTTAGGTGGTGGCTTTGTCGGACTTTTTTGTGCTTTGCACCTAAGTCATAAACACTATCCTCATCCTATTATTCTTATAGACCAAAACGCGCGCTTTGTTTTTAAACCTCTGCTGTTTGAATTTCTGACAGGAGAGATGGAATCTGAGCAAGTTTTGCCGCGGTATGAAGAATTACTTCAAGGAAGTAATGTTACTTTTAGACAAGATACTATTTCTAATGTTGACTTGGTCTCAAAACGGGTAGAATTAGGCTCAGGGTTACATTATAACTACAGTAATTTAGTTTTAGCTTTGGGGAGTACTCAGGGTTATTTTGGGACAGAAGGAGCTCAAGAAAATGCTTTTGCCTTCCGTACTGGAGAAGATGCGATCGCCTTAGAAAAACATCTTCGTCAATGTCTCCTCAAAGCTAGCCAAACAAACAATGAGGAACACCGCCAAGCTTCACTAACTTTTGCTGTTGTTGGTGCTGGACCTTCAGGAGTTGAAATGGCGGCTACTTTAGCGGATCTTTTACCTATTTGGTATGAACAGCTAGGAGGTAACATTAAAGAAATTCAAGTAATCTTAATTAATCGTAGCCAAGAAATTTTAACAGGGGATATTAATTCTCATTTACGAAAAACAGCTTTATTATCCCTGAAAAGTCGTACTGTTCCAGTTAAATTGTTGTTAGGTGTAGCTGTTCAAACAGTTAAACCTAACCAATTAATATATAAGTATAAAGATAAGGATGAGGTAGAAGTTTTAGCAACTGAAACTATTATTTGGACTGCTGGTACTGCCACTAATCTTGTCATACAAAATTTAGCTATTCCGCCAGAAGATAAAGATAAACATGGATTACCCATAGTTAAACCTACTTTGCAGTTAAGCCATTTCCCTGAAGTTTTTGCAGCTGGTGATTGTGCTGTTGTCCAAGACCATCCTTTACCGGCTTTAGCCCAAATAGCTTATCAGCAGGCTGCAACTATTGCTAATAATATTAAAGCTTTTTCTGAGCATAAAGAGTTACATCCAGCTAAGCCAAAATTGCGGGGTACTTTGATGAAACTAGGTATTAAACAAGGGGTTGCTAATTTGTTTAATAAGTATGAAATTCAAGGAAAAATTGGAGATTTAATCCGTAATGCTGTTTATTTAGAAATGTTACCTACTCCAATTCATAATTTCAAGGCTACCAAAGAATGGTTAACTGATGAAATTTTTCATCAATATCACAAACCCCAGTCAATTAGAGAGTATAACCAAGAGGCTAAAAAGTATGATTGGATTGCTAATTGGATTGGAGGATCAATCATGGCAATTATTCTAGTCGTTGGTGGTACTTTTGCTTGGCGAGTAATGCGACCTTCTCAAGAACAACCACAGCCTAATTCTAGTTTATTTGACCATTATTCTAGAAATAATCCCAGTAATTCCATCTGA
- a CDS encoding aquaporin family protein, which yields MRMMVALRQHWPEYLMEAWGLGMFMIAAGVVSTLLFYPNSPIHQMLPNPFIERVFMGLAMGLTAMGIMYSPWGKQSGAHINPAVTLTFYRLGKIHYWDAFFYIGFQFIGGLLGVLIVAFFLKQPFIDPPVNYAVTVPGSAGVKAAFAGEFVIAVIMMGMVLYTSNQQYLAPLTPFFAGCLIFSFVVFESPLSGFGMNPARTVASALPSGIWTAIWLYFVAPIAGMLIAAEGYLRIKGKHRVFCAKLFHHPRYRCIHCGHKCRTARHPMREKGLFR from the coding sequence ATGAGAATGATGGTAGCATTACGGCAACATTGGCCCGAATATCTAATGGAAGCTTGGGGATTAGGAATGTTTATGATTGCGGCAGGAGTCGTGAGTACTCTTCTATTTTATCCCAATTCTCCGATTCACCAAATGCTTCCTAATCCGTTTATTGAGCGTGTTTTTATGGGTTTGGCTATGGGTTTGACAGCAATGGGCATCATGTATTCTCCTTGGGGTAAGCAATCCGGCGCGCATATTAATCCTGCCGTTACACTCACCTTCTATAGACTGGGCAAAATACATTACTGGGATGCGTTTTTTTATATTGGATTTCAGTTTATTGGGGGATTATTGGGGGTTTTAATAGTAGCATTTTTCTTAAAACAGCCCTTTATCGATCCACCTGTAAATTATGCGGTAACTGTACCTGGTTCAGCAGGCGTTAAGGCTGCATTTGCGGGAGAATTTGTTATAGCGGTGATTATGATGGGAATGGTTCTTTATACCAGCAATCAACAATATTTAGCTCCTCTGACTCCATTTTTTGCAGGTTGTTTAATTTTTAGCTTCGTTGTTTTTGAGTCCCCCTTATCTGGATTTGGTATGAATCCGGCTCGTACGGTTGCATCCGCTCTTCCGTCTGGTATCTGGACAGCTATTTGGCTCTATTTTGTTGCTCCTATTGCAGGGATGCTTATTGCTGCTGAAGGATACCTGCGTATTAAGGGCAAACATCGGGTTTTTTGTGCCAAACTTTTTCATCACCCTCGTTATCGGTGTATCCATTGTGGGCATAAATGCCGGACTGCCCGTCACCCCATGAGGGAGAAAGGTTTGTTTCGTTGA
- a CDS encoding ABC transporter substrate-binding protein: protein MLFGCQVNFIAADSREVPQLVQSILSEPKTFNPVLSLESPNIFSLTFEGLVRENPITAEIEPALAEGWEFSSDKLELTFKLKEGLQWSDGEPLTAADVVFSYNQLYLNPDIPSSAKDTLRIGREQTLPIVTQIDENQVKFKISEPFAPFLATTSLSILPKHIIAPVLEDGNAFMSFWGIDTPPSELIVNGPYQLESYSTSQRITFKRNPYYWQKQVTGLDIPYLERVIWQIVESTDTAVLQFRSGQLDSLGISPEYFSLLKTEENRGNFTIYNGGPAYGTTFISFNLNQGSRDGVPLVDPIKSGWFNNLNFRRAIAYAIDRERIINNIYRGIGSLQNSPISQQSPFYNPDVKVYEYNLEKAKQLLLAEGFKYNQNQELLDSANNRVQFTLITNAGNRIRESMGAQIKEDLRKIGIQVDFSPMAFTVLVDQLSTSLRWDCVLIGLTSGNEPNFGANTWLPDGNLHFFNQLPRGDSQPIEGRIVADWEAEIGRLYIEGARELDLEKRKAIYGETQILAQEYLPFIYLVNPLSLAAVRNRFTGIEYSALGGAFWNIEEIGLLED from the coding sequence ATGTTATTCGGTTGTCAGGTTAATTTTATAGCTGCTGACTCTAGAGAAGTTCCACAATTAGTCCAATCGATTCTCAGTGAACCAAAAACCTTTAATCCCGTATTGTCTTTAGAATCGCCAAATATTTTCTCGTTGACTTTTGAAGGTTTAGTCAGAGAAAACCCGATAACCGCAGAAATTGAACCAGCTTTAGCCGAAGGTTGGGAATTTTCCTCAGATAAGCTTGAATTAACCTTTAAACTAAAAGAAGGTTTACAATGGTCTGATGGTGAACCCCTAACCGCGGCTGATGTGGTTTTTAGCTATAATCAATTATATCTTAATCCTGATATTCCCAGTAGCGCTAAAGATACTCTGAGGATTGGTCGTGAACAAACCTTACCGATAGTCACTCAAATAGACGAAAATCAGGTTAAATTTAAGATTTCTGAACCTTTTGCTCCTTTTTTAGCCACTACTTCCCTATCTATCCTGCCTAAGCATATTATTGCTCCAGTTTTAGAGGATGGCAATGCTTTTATGTCTTTTTGGGGAATTGATACCCCACCCTCAGAATTAATCGTCAATGGTCCTTATCAGCTAGAAAGTTATTCTACAAGTCAACGCATCACTTTTAAACGCAATCCCTATTATTGGCAAAAACAGGTAACGGGATTAGATATACCTTATCTCGAAAGGGTAATTTGGCAAATAGTGGAATCAACAGATACAGCTGTATTGCAGTTTCGCTCTGGTCAATTGGATTCTTTAGGTATTTCTCCTGAGTATTTTTCTTTATTAAAAACAGAAGAAAATAGAGGTAATTTTACTATCTATAATGGTGGACCTGCTTATGGTACAACCTTTATTTCTTTTAATCTCAATCAGGGGAGTAGAGACGGAGTCCCTTTGGTAGATCCGATTAAATCTGGTTGGTTTAATAATCTGAATTTTAGAAGAGCGATCGCCTACGCTATCGATAGAGAGAGAATTATTAATAATATTTATAGAGGGATTGGTTCATTACAAAACTCACCTATTTCTCAACAATCACCCTTTTATAATCCTGATGTTAAGGTCTATGAATATAACCTAGAAAAAGCTAAACAATTACTCTTAGCAGAGGGGTTTAAATATAATCAGAATCAGGAATTATTAGACTCAGCTAATAACCGAGTTCAATTTACTTTGATAACTAATGCAGGTAATCGGATTAGAGAGTCAATGGGAGCACAAATTAAGGAAGATTTACGCAAAATAGGGATACAAGTAGATTTTAGTCCTATGGCTTTTACGGTGTTAGTAGATCAACTTAGTACCTCTTTAAGATGGGATTGTGTGTTGATTGGGTTAACCAGTGGTAATGAACCTAATTTTGGTGCTAATACTTGGTTACCTGATGGAAATTTACACTTTTTTAATCAACTTCCCCGAGGTGATTCTCAACCAATTGAAGGTAGAATTGTGGCTGATTGGGAAGCAGAAATAGGCAGATTATATATAGAAGGAGCAAGAGAATTAGACCTAGAAAAAAGAAAAGCTATCTATGGAGAAACCCAAATTCTAGCTCAAGAATATTTACCATTTATTTATTTAGTTAATCCTCTCTCTTTAGCTGCGGTAAGAAATCGTTTTACGGGAATAGAATACTCAGCTTTAGGTGGTGCTTTTTGGAATATTGAAGAAATTGGTTTATTGGAAGATTAG